A single Dermacentor variabilis isolate Ectoservices chromosome 9, ASM5094787v1, whole genome shotgun sequence DNA region contains:
- the LOC142557251 gene encoding uncharacterized protein LOC142557251 isoform X2 — protein sequence MPRWGNAVPPGSRRFKDLREAGAAMLVPMRTTDDTERIAVPCSVQPPLKKSRPSTLHFDAYGADYNDRTSTQDRSRTWNPLRRQSASKESCLDDDIFSASSGHYYSWAAPRTPGETCSTLSLGRDCAIAPIDADGYYGRKVTRSDLEHLSLSNDYFAQYEGPDSEGLIANDFVEEGHCDTNSQSYPTSIGLDHAGRNGKNDASCFDSYTSLYDCSSQFMDQSLSSRCDNDSHTTLAYPLSVYQNSVGGETSSTNQFWYPASSEGSDSCHVRNFENTSGAIKSDTLYPSSNTHSTTEGCNDQLGVCANASVSVRNAAADENSFSYANSAQTSALCVPLAQHKNHTLDSSARSHMYVPNGFVLSSLGSYNASAYGGKLPSNNGGSCTQLYPSCGPILYFVPNNLGTFKPMAHVSDTNATNGERSNHIACGGFYQKTTDQSPSTLTGQCVDGTVETNQYNQGTASYDSSRTVTKECSASVFLTNTSGADSFERSYSDRSAADFNEHIRMPVNNQLNNYQTVQCSSDMAYGANGFCVMVADSSPHGATVYREPKQLSASDESTNVGVYKCPTNSLVHTTAPDFVPETVERDIHCVQQTEGCHGDTQLSTCRLSDSNTFACSNAPVACNTFVLPGTADQNANFFQEGAAYYDQAQVSASNHMRYVELNGGSDEVYVSGTEFVPQNTETLSSSQSTAVVAAPVLVNGFGETSDGDKEASPGAAQQCGDRNSGLAVTAETGDTTSAAKAATTESGSEPTDIPWEIGPQACPTGYSAQLKSLATHVAIAASMPRREKLKWPLPIPLLMRPRDKELTFRDIEYNWLSQCVFFVAQEEVHAQTLDEKGWLRIFAKSPRAAHNLVQTQALAGILVKCTVVNSYTDSLGYVRNVPRRYTNTALFEMLQDEGVICAQRQTGFMRYESGAVGDVATGTVLLTFLPDRRIPRTVNIGLISYEVTRRLTLPLQCYNCQRFGHLAKECKLPISCRLCAGTHTYLQCTSRDKPQCVNCGEAHPSTYWRCPMRLAQASSEPRNWWLEDCVKE from the exons ATGCCGCGATGGGGAAATGCCGTGCCACCTGGTTCAAGAAGGTTCAAGGACCTTCGTGAAGCTGGCGCGGCGATGCTGGTACCGATGCGTACTACCGATGACACCGAGCGAATCGCTGTTCCATGTTCAGTGCAGCCGCCATTGAAGAAGTCGCGTCCGAGCACGCTACATTTCGATGCTTACGGTGCTGATTACAACGATCGGACTTCCACGCAAGACCGATCGAGGACTTGGAATCCGCTTCGGCGGCAATCCGCGTCGAAAGAGTCGTGCCTCGATGACGACATTTTCAGTGCTTCGAGTGGACACTACTACAGTTGGGCTGCGCCTCGAACTCCAGGTGAAACTTGTTCCACGCTTTCCCTTGGCAGAGACTGCGCAATCGCTCCTATTGATGCTGACGGCTATTACGGAAGGAAAGTGACTCGCAGTGACCTTGAACATTTATCTCTAAGCAACGATTATTTCGCTCAATACGAAGGTCCCGACTCCGAAGGTTTGATCGCGAACGATTTCGTCGAGGAAGGCCATTGCGACACTAATAGCCAATCCTATCCAACTTCAATCGGCCTGGACCATGCAGGCAGAAATGGCAAGAACGATGCCAGCTGCTTTGACTCGTACACTTCCCTTTACGATTGTAGTAGCCAATTCATGGACCAGAGTTTGAGCAGCCGTTGTGATAACGACAGTCACACCACCCTAGCTTATCCGCTGTCCGTGTATCAGAACAGTGTTGGCGGCGAGACCTCTTCCACAAACCAATTCTGGTACCCTGCTAGCTCTGAAGGGAGTGACTCTTGCCATGTGCGAAATTTTGAAAACACAAGCGGTGCTATTAAGTCAGATACTCTCTATCCAAGCAGCAACACTCACTCAACGACGGAAGGCTGTAATGACCAACTCGGTGTTTGTGCAAACGCGTCAGTGAGCGTTCGTAATGCCGCAGCAGACGAAAACTCCTTTTCGTACGCCAACAGCGCTCAAACCTCAGCATTATGCGTTCCCTTGGCCCAACACAAAAATCACACTCTAGACAGCAGCGCCAGAAGCCACATGTATGTCCCAAACGGCTTTGTTTTAAGCTCTTTAGGTAGCTATAATGCCAGCGCATATGGCGGGAAACTCCCCTCTAACAACGGTGGCTCTTGCACGCAATTATACCCTTCGTGTGGTCCGATCCTTTATTTCGTCCCAAACAACCTCGGCACATTCAAGCCCATGGCACATGTCTCAGATACTAATGCCACAAACGGAGAGAGAAGCAATCACATTGCCTGCGGTGGATTCTACCAAAAAACTACTGACCAATCACCCTCCACATTGACTGGACAGTGCGTCGATGGCACCGTTGAAACGAATCAGTATAATCAAGGCACTGCGTCATACGATTCGTCGCGTACGGTCACAAAGGAATGTTCTGCCAGTGTGTTCTTGACTAATACTTCTGGTGCGGACTCTTTCGAGCGAAGCTATAGTGACCGAAGCGCTGCAGACTTCAATGAGCACATCCGAATGCCTGTTAACAATCAGCTCAACAATTATCAAACTGTCCAGTGTTCTAGTGACATGGCCTACGGTGCAAACGGCTTTTGTGTAATGGTCGCTGATAGTTCTCCCCATGGCGCTACAGTCTACCGCGAACCCAAGCAGTTATCCGCGAGCGATGAGTCAACCAATGTGGGTGTCTACAAGTGTCCTACAAACTCTCTCGTCCACACTACCGCTCCGGACTTTGTTCCCGAAACGGTCGAACGAGACATCCACTGTGTCCAGCAGACAGAAGGATGCCACGGTGACACGCAGTTATCTACCTGCCGACTATCCGACTCTAATACCTTTGCGTGTTCCAATGCGCCCGTCGCCTGCAACACATTCGTCTTACCTGGAACGGCCGACCAAAACGCCAACTTCTTTCAAGAGGGGGCAGCTTACTACGACCAAGCGCAAGTGAGCGCGAGCAACCACATGCGCTACGTCGAGTTGAACGGCGGCTCTGACGAAGTCTACGTGAGCGGTACAGAGTTTGTTCCTCAGAATACAGAAACTCTCAGCTCCTCTCAGAGCACAGCCGTCGTCGCAGCCCCCGTCCTTGTCAACGGTTTCGGAGAAACCTCGGACGGCGACAAGGAAGCCTCTCCGGGAGCAGCCCAGCAGTGTGGCGACCGCAACTCCGGGCTCGCAGTGACCGCAGAGACCGGCGACACCACGTCCGCGGCGAAAGCGGCGACAACGGAATCCGGGAGCGAGCCCACGGACATACCGTGGGAGATCGGCCCGCAAGCGTGTCCGACCGGGTACTCGGCACAACTGAAGTCCCTCGCGACGCACGTGGCCATCGCAGCCAGCATGCCGCGTCGAGAAAAGCTCAAGTGGCCCCTGCCCATCCCGTTGCTCATGAGGCCGCGAGACAAGGAGCTTACGTTTCGCGACATCGAGTACAACTGGCTGTCCCAGTGCGTCTTCTTCGTAGCCCAGGAGGAAGTGCACGCCCAAACACTCGACGAGAAGGGGTGGCTGAGAATCTTCGCCAAGTCGCCCAGGGCCGCCCACAACTTGGTCCAG acGCAGGCCCTGGCTGGCATTCTCGTGAAGTGCACCGTAGTGAACAGCTACACGGACAGCCTCGGCTACGTGCGAAACGTGCCGCGTCGCTACACGAACACCGCGCTGTTCGAGATGCTTCAAGACGAGGGCGTCATCTGCGCCCAACGCCAGACCGGCTTCATGCGCTACGAAAGCGGCGCCGTGGGCGACGTGGCGACGGGAACCGTGCTGCTCACGTTCCTGCCCGACCGCCGGATACCGCGCACCGTGAACATCGGCCTTATCTCTTACGAGGTCACGCGCAG GCTCACTCTACCGTTGCAGTGCTACAactgccagcgcttcggccacttGGCCAAGGAGTGCAAGCTGCCCATATCGTGCCGGCTGTGCGCCGGCACGCACACGTACTTGCAGTGCACCTCGCGGGACAAGCCGCAGTGCGTCAACTGCGGCGAGGCGCACCCGTCCACCTACTGGCGCTGCCCCATGCGCCTCGCGCAGGCGTCCTCGGAACCGCGAAACTGGTGGCTCGAGGACTGCGTCAAGGAGTGA
- the LOC142557251 gene encoding uncharacterized protein LOC142557251 isoform X1, with protein MPRWGNAVPPGSRRFKDLREAGAAMLVPMRTTDDTERIAVPCSVQPPLKKSRPSTLHFDAYGADYNDRTSTQDRSRTWNPLRRQSASKESCLDDDIFSASSGHYYSWAAPRTPGETCSTLSLGRDCAIAPIDADGYYGRKVTRSDLEHLSLSNDYFAQYEGPDSEGLIANDFVEEGHCDTNSQSYPTSIGLDHAGRNGKNDASCFDSYTSLYDCSSQFMDQSLSSRCDNDSHTTLAYPLSVYQNSVGGETSSTNQFWYPASSEGSDSCHVRNFENTSGAIKSDTLYPSSNTHSTTEGCNDQLGVCANASVSVRNAAADENSFSYANSAQTSALCVPLAQHKNHTLDSSARSHMYVPNGFVLSSLGSYNASAYGGKLPSNNGGSCTQLYPSCGPILYFVPNNLGTFKPMAHVSDTNATNGERSNHIACGGFYQKTTDQSPSTLTGQCVDGTVETNQYNQGTASYDSSRTVTKECSASVFLTNTSGADSFERSYSDRSAADFNEHIRMPVNNQLNNYQTVQCSSDMAYGANGFCVMVADSSPHGATVYREPKQLSASDESTNVGVYKCPTNSLVHTTAPDFVPETVERDIHCVQQTEGCHGDTQLSTCRLSDSNTFACSNAPVACNTFVLPGTADQNANFFQEGAAYYDQAQVSASNHMRYVELNGGSDEVYVSGTEFVPQNTETLSSSQSTAVVAAPVLVNGFGETSDGDKEASPGAAQQCGDRNSGLAVTAETGDTTSAAKAATTESGSEPTDIPWEIGPQACPTGYSAQLKSLATHVAIAASMPRREKLKWPLPIPLLMRPRDKELTFRDIEYNWLSQCVFFVAQEEVHAQTLDEKGWLRIFAKSPRAAHNLVQVHNAGPGWHSREVHRSEQLHGQPRLRAKRAASLHEHRAVRDASRRGRHLRPTPDRLHALRKRRRGRRGDGNRAAHVPARPPDTAHREHRPYLLRGHAQAHSTVAVLQLPALRPLGQGVQAAHIVPAVRRHAHVLAVHLAGQAAVRQLRRGAPVHLLALPHAPRAGVLGTAKLVARGLRQGVRGGLCCGSSSIKVAVWVDVLFDPVR; from the exons ATGCCGCGATGGGGAAATGCCGTGCCACCTGGTTCAAGAAGGTTCAAGGACCTTCGTGAAGCTGGCGCGGCGATGCTGGTACCGATGCGTACTACCGATGACACCGAGCGAATCGCTGTTCCATGTTCAGTGCAGCCGCCATTGAAGAAGTCGCGTCCGAGCACGCTACATTTCGATGCTTACGGTGCTGATTACAACGATCGGACTTCCACGCAAGACCGATCGAGGACTTGGAATCCGCTTCGGCGGCAATCCGCGTCGAAAGAGTCGTGCCTCGATGACGACATTTTCAGTGCTTCGAGTGGACACTACTACAGTTGGGCTGCGCCTCGAACTCCAGGTGAAACTTGTTCCACGCTTTCCCTTGGCAGAGACTGCGCAATCGCTCCTATTGATGCTGACGGCTATTACGGAAGGAAAGTGACTCGCAGTGACCTTGAACATTTATCTCTAAGCAACGATTATTTCGCTCAATACGAAGGTCCCGACTCCGAAGGTTTGATCGCGAACGATTTCGTCGAGGAAGGCCATTGCGACACTAATAGCCAATCCTATCCAACTTCAATCGGCCTGGACCATGCAGGCAGAAATGGCAAGAACGATGCCAGCTGCTTTGACTCGTACACTTCCCTTTACGATTGTAGTAGCCAATTCATGGACCAGAGTTTGAGCAGCCGTTGTGATAACGACAGTCACACCACCCTAGCTTATCCGCTGTCCGTGTATCAGAACAGTGTTGGCGGCGAGACCTCTTCCACAAACCAATTCTGGTACCCTGCTAGCTCTGAAGGGAGTGACTCTTGCCATGTGCGAAATTTTGAAAACACAAGCGGTGCTATTAAGTCAGATACTCTCTATCCAAGCAGCAACACTCACTCAACGACGGAAGGCTGTAATGACCAACTCGGTGTTTGTGCAAACGCGTCAGTGAGCGTTCGTAATGCCGCAGCAGACGAAAACTCCTTTTCGTACGCCAACAGCGCTCAAACCTCAGCATTATGCGTTCCCTTGGCCCAACACAAAAATCACACTCTAGACAGCAGCGCCAGAAGCCACATGTATGTCCCAAACGGCTTTGTTTTAAGCTCTTTAGGTAGCTATAATGCCAGCGCATATGGCGGGAAACTCCCCTCTAACAACGGTGGCTCTTGCACGCAATTATACCCTTCGTGTGGTCCGATCCTTTATTTCGTCCCAAACAACCTCGGCACATTCAAGCCCATGGCACATGTCTCAGATACTAATGCCACAAACGGAGAGAGAAGCAATCACATTGCCTGCGGTGGATTCTACCAAAAAACTACTGACCAATCACCCTCCACATTGACTGGACAGTGCGTCGATGGCACCGTTGAAACGAATCAGTATAATCAAGGCACTGCGTCATACGATTCGTCGCGTACGGTCACAAAGGAATGTTCTGCCAGTGTGTTCTTGACTAATACTTCTGGTGCGGACTCTTTCGAGCGAAGCTATAGTGACCGAAGCGCTGCAGACTTCAATGAGCACATCCGAATGCCTGTTAACAATCAGCTCAACAATTATCAAACTGTCCAGTGTTCTAGTGACATGGCCTACGGTGCAAACGGCTTTTGTGTAATGGTCGCTGATAGTTCTCCCCATGGCGCTACAGTCTACCGCGAACCCAAGCAGTTATCCGCGAGCGATGAGTCAACCAATGTGGGTGTCTACAAGTGTCCTACAAACTCTCTCGTCCACACTACCGCTCCGGACTTTGTTCCCGAAACGGTCGAACGAGACATCCACTGTGTCCAGCAGACAGAAGGATGCCACGGTGACACGCAGTTATCTACCTGCCGACTATCCGACTCTAATACCTTTGCGTGTTCCAATGCGCCCGTCGCCTGCAACACATTCGTCTTACCTGGAACGGCCGACCAAAACGCCAACTTCTTTCAAGAGGGGGCAGCTTACTACGACCAAGCGCAAGTGAGCGCGAGCAACCACATGCGCTACGTCGAGTTGAACGGCGGCTCTGACGAAGTCTACGTGAGCGGTACAGAGTTTGTTCCTCAGAATACAGAAACTCTCAGCTCCTCTCAGAGCACAGCCGTCGTCGCAGCCCCCGTCCTTGTCAACGGTTTCGGAGAAACCTCGGACGGCGACAAGGAAGCCTCTCCGGGAGCAGCCCAGCAGTGTGGCGACCGCAACTCCGGGCTCGCAGTGACCGCAGAGACCGGCGACACCACGTCCGCGGCGAAAGCGGCGACAACGGAATCCGGGAGCGAGCCCACGGACATACCGTGGGAGATCGGCCCGCAAGCGTGTCCGACCGGGTACTCGGCACAACTGAAGTCCCTCGCGACGCACGTGGCCATCGCAGCCAGCATGCCGCGTCGAGAAAAGCTCAAGTGGCCCCTGCCCATCCCGTTGCTCATGAGGCCGCGAGACAAGGAGCTTACGTTTCGCGACATCGAGTACAACTGGCTGTCCCAGTGCGTCTTCTTCGTAGCCCAGGAGGAAGTGCACGCCCAAACACTCGACGAGAAGGGGTGGCTGAGAATCTTCGCCAAGTCGCCCAGGGCCGCCCACAACTTGGTCCAGGTGCACA acGCAGGCCCTGGCTGGCATTCTCGTGAAGTGCACCGTAGTGAACAGCTACACGGACAGCCTCGGCTACGTGCGAAACGTGCCGCGTCGCTACACGAACACCGCGCTGTTCGAGATGCTTCAAGACGAGGGCGTCATCTGCGCCCAACGCCAGACCGGCTTCATGCGCTACGAAAGCGGCGCCGTGGGCGACGTGGCGACGGGAACCGTGCTGCTCACGTTCCTGCCCGACCGCCGGATACCGCGCACCGTGAACATCGGCCTTATCTCTTACGAGGTCACGCGCAG GCTCACTCTACCGTTGCAGTGCTACAactgccagcgcttcggccacttGGCCAAGGAGTGCAAGCTGCCCATATCGTGCCGGCTGTGCGCCGGCACGCACACGTACTTGCAGTGCACCTCGCGGGACAAGCCGCAGTGCGTCAACTGCGGCGAGGCGCACCCGTCCACCTACTGGCGCTGCCCCATGCGCCTCGCGCAGGCGTCCTCGGAACCGCGAAACTGGTGGCTCGAGGACTGCGTCAAGGAGTGAGGGGCGGGCTCTGCTGTGGCTCGTCCTCAATAAAAGTTGCCGTCTGGGTGGACGTGTTGTTTGATCCAGTGCGTTAG